atttaattactaacAAACTCtaaaaaaactttatatatatgacACATAAAtcaattttacattattttcagttaaattattgtttaaaccttatttaattaaaatttattatgaaaatattttatatccgcAGATCCACCAGTCCTAACACaattctttacatttatttattttggccAAGAAGCTTCGAGACCTACCGACTTTGTCTCCTGCACGCTTGTCTCCTACTCGCGGTCAAAATTGGAATTTGGGACTCGCGGACCCTAAACTCGCTCTCTCCTGCTTTCCTTTCTTCACcggtttatttatttcttttgttttctaacTTTCGCAAAACTTTCGCGAATTCGGTCTTTGCGCTCGCCGTGACCACAggtctctctctccttcctcctccgtCACCAGAGAATATGACCCATATCCTCACCTAATCGCTCCTCCTTCAATCCTTTCctcttttttgttattttaatgtTTGGTTGTTTTCTTCGCTCGATCTTTCAAGAATTTCCGTCATTTGCGCTACATCGTTCGTTGTTTGATCGATTCATTATTGTTTTTCGTTATGATCTGAATTTTTGACGTCGAATTCGGACTTGTTCTCCACTTCATTAAGCTGTTAGGTGATTTTAATTAAGTATgatttgatgcatatatatctcttatGATGTTTCCTTAATTCGAACGATCACGCGGCAATCAGAGAGAGCGCGATCGCGAGAGGGCGCAGGCCCGGAAAGCCGGCGGGAAAGGGAAAGACGATGGGTTGACTCCCGAGCAGCGACGCGAGAGGTTAGGGTTTCTCTAAATTCGGGAAAATATAACATAAGttcttgttttttgttttgttttttgttttttttggatGGTTGGTTTCTGCAAAAGATCTGATATTGGAAATTTGGGGATCTTTTTAAAGGGATAAGAAGGCTCTGGAAGAGAAGGCTGCCAAGAAGGCCGCCGGGGGAGGGGCCTCGACGGACACGAAAAAGAAAGGAACCGACAAAAAGTAACGAGGCTTATTTAGTTGAGTGTGACGTCATGTACTCTTATCTTTTCCGTTCATCTCCTTTATGTCTTGCAAGATTGTGCCCTTTGGAGGTCTGTTTGCGTCTGGTATAGTTGGTTTTTTGAATTGAAAACCGTTTGTCAGGAGTTATATGTAACTGTCTAGCTTCAATAAGTTAGCTGTCTGTGCTTGCATCTTGTTTTGCTACTCCTTCCCGCAGTTTCTTATTGCGTCATGCATTTATAGGAATGCGGAACTTCCCTAGTCTGGTTTTCTTCGAGATTCTATAGGCATAAACATCGCATCGACCGAGTACCTGGAGAGGTTCTTCGGCACTTGACTGCtaatctacatatatatatatatatatatatattNtatatatatattttaaaagacaAATCTTGTAGGTGATTCATTTGTCTTTGCATGAAGTCTGTAAGTGTTACTAAAACTTAATTAGTATAATAATAGAATGAAGTGTGATATCTCAAGATGGATAGAGCAAGATGGCGACTATGGAGTGATCATGAAGAATTGAGAGAGATGTATAGATACAACATACTGAAaacatgacaaaaaaaaagctaattaaCATCACAAAGGAGTAAAGAGAATTGGAAGAGATGAGAAAAATCGTAAATCAGGGAGATGTTAGGTTTGGAATTTGGAATAGAGGTGATCACAAACCAACCATGAAAGAGCAGACAAaggattctttttcttttttatatatagaaagagaacAATTTAGTATGTAAGAAGTGCAAAATTAGTGCTTGGACTCAATGATTGAAAAGTATAGGACATTAGTGCATGCCATTAAAAGACTGCCTCCTTGACCACTTAATTTTATACATTGTATATTAGATAAGAGTTAGATTATGGGTTTTATTAATTGTACGCATGATTGTTCTTTAAAAAGTTTGGCAAATTATTATTGGCTTGCAATGTACTGATGGTTCTGAAACAACAATATGGGCATTGTGGTCCAATGTCATGACATTTAGGGTTTTTACATCAATCTTATCATGTCAGAAGCTTGATATGTTGGATTGTCCTGTATTTTTTCCAATTGCATTAACTGATTAAATGCATGTCGTTGTAGAATATTTGCTGTTATTTTTGTCTATTTGAGAGACTAATGAAATTTTGGAGAGCAACGGTGAAGATTGGAAACAAGGCATGATAATGCTAGTGGTGCAGTATGGTCAAGTTTgagtaattgatttttctgtGATATTTGATAATGCTAGTGGTGCAGTAAAATCAAGTTGAGTAATTCATTTtgctataatattttattatctcCCCTTTCTTTAACTTGACTACCATGGCAGCAAGGAAGGTACTTGATGATCGAACATGCTGGGACTTAAGTAAACAATGCTTATATATAACAGAAAGCTGTCCAATGTTTTTGATATGTTCAATTCAGCTGTTTTTCCTTTGTTATTATtctaaataactaaatatttgcTTGAGCTATCTTGGGTAACATAGCTGTTGGATGAAGTGGCAGCCCAAGCTCCATTTCTTAGGTGGAGTTCCCATGTGAATAAGTTGTTCCTGTTATCGAGGTCAATGTATGCTTGGCATGGCGGGACAAGCACTTTACATCCTTTTCTATATTGCGACTGATTTCACTTTACAGATTTCTCACAATTTTCTAGTTTAACTGTATGAAGCGACATTgcatagttgaggggttttataCATTTGTTGACTGCTAAAATTTTCTATGTAAAGCTGTAAACAATGATTGTCTTATCTTACTACATTAGCATATTCTGCTGTAGCATACAAGTGGAATACGACTAGTTATAAAGCATATTCAAGCTGAATGAGAACTACTTTTCATGACTGCTAGCATATCTTTCGGCAATTGGCACGAGTCTAGTTAGAATAGTCAACTTATTTGGCCTTCCAATACTCTTTATGTGCTTTTCATCAAAGTTTGAAAGCTATAGTCTTAGGTAATCCTATACTAATAATCTTTGGATTGCAATGAGACCATGATAGGCATTAGAGTAGGGAACTACAATGAAAATGAGTGTGGGGTGTCTATGCTGAATTTTGTAATGTTCCATTCAAATTTTACTCATGCAGAAAATTCATTCTACGAGTCACTGTGCTTGTATTGAGGGTGCACATTTTCCAATAATATTCTTCTCAGTTTAAGTCGGGATTGACTTGTGAAGTATTGACCATTAGTTCTCCTCCTAGATGTGGTATTTGAGAAGGCGCGTCTGAGGTCCGTGCCTTAGGGTGAGATGCTAGTCACTGCGCCTTGGAGCTATTGAGGCATTGCATATGAGACGAGGTGTGTGCAAGATGTACAACCTCATGGGGTacactttttaattagttttggATTCTCTATCTCTATAAGAACTGACTGCTTTAACAATTTTACTTGGTTTAGAATGAATTTATATTTCTCAAATCTCGCTTCCTTTGCGCCTCTTCCTGCACTCCTTTTCCGCTTGCACCTGAATCACTCCTAAACCTCCTAAATGAAGTGGTGCTGCCcaataaaaagaagaggaaggagaagaggaagaggaaagaggaggaaaaggagaagaaaaggagaagaaaagcaaGAGCTAGCGCATGGTTATGCACGCCTTGTTACCTAGGCTCTAGGAACTCCAAGCTCCTTTTCATGCCTTGCACCTTTCGAAACTATGATTCATATTACTTCACTTTGTGCATGTTTGCAGTGTTTAATGGGTTGATGTGTCAAGTCGGTTTTGGGTGATTGGTCAGTCTGAGTTTCTTTGGTGATTTATCGGTCACTTGCAACCTAGTTTGGTTGGCTTTGAGTCAGCATTCCCTCAAACAAAAGTGGGTTTGGGCCAAGGCATATAGGTTATCCGAGGTCACCTTGGGATTGTTGGCAGGTGCCCCAACATCTGCTCACATGGTAGAGGCTGGGGTAGGACACAATCGAGACTCGTGGTGCTGTGTGCATATACTTTTAAGTGAGTTGGTTGCCTTATTTCTTTCTGCTCGAGCGTTTGGAATTGTGGTTAGCTCCAACGATCCACATCTTAGATGTCTGAGGGTGCTTGATAAGAAGTTGGTGTAGTCTGTCACATTCTGAAAATGATAGAAGCGTGCTTAGGTATATAAGGATTACAAAGCTTGTATTAGTCACTTGTTGCAATGATAGCTAATTATTATCGAATTTGAGCTACCAAATTTCAAAGGGAGTTAGTTAAGTACAATTCGTATCAAAGAAGATTAGAGTCTTATTTATTGAAAATTCTTTTTGACTACTAtttggaaaggaaaaaagatcCAACTCTTCATTTGGGAAGTATATCACAGGACCTATTGGAGTTGAGTCATGGAAAGGCCTAGACTTTAACCCTTTTCGGATTCTTATTAACCTTTTCAGTTTCTTATTAAGGCAATTTCATAAGAACAAGCATGAACTTAAGGGTACTTAATTAAATGCATTGGAATTAAATGGATTTTCTAATGAGTACTAGGAAATATgggcataaatgaattttttatgggAGTGGATGCAGTGGAACAGACCTAGATTCTGACCCTTTCTGTATTCTTGTAAGGGAAATTTTATAAGGACAGGCATAATCTAAAGGGTACTTGGTTGAGCCCTACTGGAGTTGAATGGATTATCTGATAAGTATTAAGATGAATGTAATCATCAAAAAATCTCTGAAAATTAGCAAAATAACACTTCTTGGTGAAACTAAGGTTAAACCAACGAGGCATACGGGTGTTAAGCAGATGCATTTGTCCCCAATTTGAATGATACGCTCAAACTTAGGCTAAATTTTCACAAGCTATCATCTCAACTGTTAGTTGTAAGAAGCCTTGCATTCATTTTTTGCGCTCAAACTGTCAAAATGCAAACCGACATAAAAACTTCAAATCGTGCATTCATCTTCTGCCACATTATCATCAACTGGCATTATTGCATATTATCGTATATTCATGAGTGTTGATGAATAGTTAAGACCTTGAAACTGATTAGAGAAAACATGAGAAAAGATCAAGTTCTTTgtcaaggaaaagaaaagaaatgcaaaACGCATTTTTCGCTGAGAGCTGGAAGTAGTACTTGTGAAATAATGCATTAGACAATCTATGAAATGATGCATAAGACAATCTATGTTAGAGCGGGGTATAAGAACCGGAAATGCAGCATGATTGAAATACAAATTAAAGGTCTGCGTTATAATTGAGTGTTATTTCCAAGAATTATTATAGTTTAATTTCTCTAATCCCCCATGCAACAGATATATTTCAGGAAATAAGTAGAGAGATCTGTGATTGGTAAATTTGTTATATTATGCAATTACTAGTTGTCTTAGATAATGCAGTGCTGTTTTTGTTGA
The nucleotide sequence above comes from Ananas comosus cultivar F153 linkage group 17, ASM154086v1, whole genome shotgun sequence. Encoded proteins:
- the LOC109723581 gene encoding small EDRK-rich factor 2-like, translating into MTRGNQRERDRERAQARKAGGKGKDDGLTPEQRRERDKKALEEKAAKKAAGGGASTDTKKKGTDKK